The window CCAACAGGACCACATCATCTGCATCAAGAAAAGTGACCCTGAGTCCGATAGTGTTCATATTTTCCTGCACTTGAGTCAAATCACACATCTATTGTCCCCACAAAACAATATTCTTTTAAGTTTGTGACACAAAAATCTAGAGAACGTTTTATATTTGTCAGTTTGAGAGCATTCTGCCCTTCATCCTCAAAAGGTCTGAGATAAATCCTttccaggtgctgctgacagccAGAACAGCCACTCAACCAACGTCAAGGGCAGAAAACAACTACGCTTTTCCTTCCTAGGCTTAGCTTAGTTCACCCAGCCAAGGAGGTCTCAGTAAATGAACGATGTCTGAAGCAGAAGTAGTTATTCTTAGAAgtagaaacatttatttttgttagtATTATTTAATGAGCATGTGCATGATATACAATGATGGATAGTCAGTACATGCATCTTCAAATGAGCATTCTTTCTGGACAGGGTGTACGTCCTTCCTCACAGTAATTGCATTCTGAATATAACGTTTATTTGTGCTACTTCCATTGGCTATTTAAACACACGCTTTGTCCTTTCTGCCAACATGGCTTGCTCTGAAGTGGACTTTTTGCCATTCAGTCTACGGCAGTGAAAAACATCACTTGAAATTTTGCCTCTCGGCCAGAGTGATGCACCGAACAGACATTCTGTCACGTCACCGCCTGAAGGAGAGATTGAGTCGAGTGGAGGATTCTTCCACTCTGAGCAAACTGCTTTGGGCATATTTAAAGTGACACAGTGACAGCAGTTAGGTCGCCTGCTTCTGATGAAAAGGTTCAGTCACATTGCTATCATCTCACAGTATAAATAATAGAGGCtcacaaagaaaatgcaaatgtgatcaatgtaaaaaacaaaaaacaactaaaGCAAATAAAGTATCCTTGCAGGAAATAATTTCCAATTACCATGAGCTGAAAAAATATGGAATCAACATAGCAAAATAACCCAAAGCAAATtacatcattttaaaaacatttcatgaactgatatgataatataataGCACAATAGTGAAAAGGCACTATTGAAGCACAAAGAACCTAATCTGTATATGCACTGATGCAACCAAAGACATTCAGAGGGAAGAGCGAGTCAGGCCGTCTGAGGCTATTTCTCATGAGTTTAGGAAGGattgatttaaaatataaattttaTCCATCAGCAGCCTTCTTATAAACACCGGAGAATAATAACCAGTCATTTATGCACATCTGTTAAAGTGTTACCCACAGATTGCATTTTCAGATAATCTTTTCTCACTTTAAACCTGACAGAATTTCATGATTTTCTCCTGGTTCCTGTTTCCCAAACTGCTTGGAGGGGAAGCCGAGAACGTCGAGTCCCCGAGGTTTCAGCTCCTCCTGTACTGCATTCAATTCTGATAACagaaaatctaaatgttttggACAACACACAATAATATCATCCAGATTATCGTTACTGACCCACATACTAAATGTGGCTGTACTGATGATGAGGACACGTTGACCTCTTTAGTCACAGTTCACAGTCTTTGCACCGTATTTGTAAATGGTGTCATCTGTGGATGGCTGACACACCTGAGGTTAAAGACACAGGTTCACATAGGTTTATTTCATCTTCACACAATCATTATGTTTGaacatgtatataaaaaaaacattgcaatgCCCTTCATCTGTTCTTACCCTTCAGATTATTCCTTTCAACACCTTGTTTCCAGTCAACAATACAACGGCATTGATTGATTATGACCCAATTGTTAGAGAGGGACTGGGAttgaatgtttttaattcaaatagaatattttatatgaacattaacttaaaaaaaaaaccccggaTGGAATTTATTACCTCTTGCTGTGACCTAAAAAGGTTCATTATTAGAGGACACAGTGATAACGTCTGATATCAGGCTGATTTATCTCTCTGGACTCATGCTATGAATTTACTGAATTAATGTCAAAATGTACCTCTATGAATGAAGCTGCAGTTCCTGCTGGGTTGCAGCAGCCTAAGAAGCAGTAAAGGTAAGAAGGGCCACGTCATCCCATCCTCCCGCCACCATGGTGACGGCTCACGGTGGCTGTCGGGCTGCTTCTCCCTCAGATTAATTTAAACTGGTCTGACTGGGGGCGGCTGAGGGATGCACAGCTGCCTGAGATTAATTCCTGATGTGAGAGATTGAGAGACTAACGAATGAATACACAACGTCACATGTGCGATTACATAAATGTTTCTTGGTTATAATTTTTCTTCATATTGGTTTTTGAGTCTGATATTTCACCAGAaaagtaaatgtttgtttgcgTCTTTGTGATTCCAATTTGTGACAGCAACATTTATTCAgaagcaaagacaaacaaatgagAGTTGAAGGATTTGGTTCGAGTAAATGCGAAATTGGAAGTGTCACCTTTCTTCATCTTGATGAGAAGcacttgttttccttttcttcgTGGATGATTGCTTGTCTCTGCATGGGATCacatgttgccatggtgacctgGTGCTTGGCCATATGCTCTGTAGTGGGAGATTTTCCAGAACACCTCATTCTTTTTTTGCAGCAAGATGTCATCATGAAccgaaaaaatgaaaatgtaaaaattattAGCAATtaagaaaaaagggaaagacagaaaacatgtGTTTAGTATGGACCTTTCAAATTAAGTGTCAGGTGAATTTGGTTAGCTGTTTTATTGTATCTTTATGAATACTTCACTctcaaaaatgttattttatattaactTTCCCAACAACGCTTATTGTTTTACCCAATTTTACCCTCTGGATTCCGTGAATTATAACAATAATTATTGTGCATGCACAAGATAATTATGACAATTTGGGGAACaacataatttaatttatttatcattttattttgttggggTAGTATGGAGGCACAGTGGGTATTGCTATTGCCTCACAttaagaaggtccttggttaaAATCCTCCTGGGACTTTTCTGTTGACCATTTTATTGatcctaaaaaacaaaaagcggttaagagaatgaatgaattttattttggccCCACAAGATATAACTTTTTTATGTACAAGATAAAAACATCCCCACCCCCTTATGGTACTTCAGGGCTTCTGTGCTTTGGAATAAAATGTAGAAACtattaaatgaaatgatgaaaatgttattttctcaAAGGACCTCTAACATGACCCTTTACATCTTGCTTCCGTGAGGAACCTGTTCGCAACCCACGAGTGTTCGCGTGGAGTTGGTAATTTCGCTCTTCACCACACGAGGGCGATAGTGGGCACTCAAAGGCGAGACAACGAACGAGCCGTGACCGGCAGTGTGTCTCTCTACTCCCAGCCGGAGATGGCGTCTCTCCTGCAGCCGGATAGAGTCGTCTATCTGGTCCGTGGCGAGAAAAAGATCAGAGCTCCATTATCGCAGCTGTATTTCTGTCGATATTGCAGTGAGCTACGATCGCTGGAATGCGTGTCTCACGAGGTAAACGTGGCCATTTTTCTCTTAGGGTCGGTCGTCTGGCGTTTGACAAGCTAGCTTTAGCTTACTTAGCGGCTACTTTTGTTGTTAGCCGTGTGCTAGCCTTGACGTGTGGGTGGGATTAGTTCTACCTCCTCGTGCATCCTGTGGCTGAAGTACCTGTCAATCAAGGCCCCCTCGTCATCTCATTGGCTACCAGTCGACGTTTAACTTCCGCTGGGATGGCACGATTCTGCGCACTTCGCAAATGGCCGAGGGAGCTAGAAAAAGCAAACTAAATAGGTCAAAGTTTCTGTGAGCGCATTGCGTGAAGAGTTTGCGCGTCACGCCCGACATGTAAAGAGACATTTACGTCAGCGTTTGCCCGTCACCGCcgacattcattttatttaacgtTCACAAATGTGAACGCCACACCCAAATCGACAGATTTTTCACGATCGCATATTCAGATAACTAGATCGATGTGTTGGTCACGAAAACACTCGGCTCCCCCTTTATGCCATTGCGACATATTCTACAAGTGTATCCACTCTATGTATTTGTTATCCACCATTGAGGTAATCCAACATCTAAACAAGACCCCTCAAAGATAATCCCGATAATCCCGATTGACCCGGCTTCTTTGTGCTCTCGGTGATCAGGTGGACTCCCACTACTGCCCCAGCTGTCTGGAGAACATGCCGTCTGCAGAAGCTAAACTTAAAAAGAACAGGTAAGACTGAGCTGACACGGGAAAAGAGAAAGGAACGCATGCAGATCACATTTACGTCTTTTTCATGCATTGTTTGCTTACCTGCGCTCTACTGTAGGTGTGCAAACTGTTTCGATTGCCCGTGTTGCATGCACACGCTGTCGACCCGGGCCACCAACATCCCGGCTCCTCTGCCCGACGACCCGACCAAGACGGCCATGAAGAAGGCCTACTACCTGGCCTGCGGCTTCTGTCGTTGGACCTCCAGGGATGTGGGAATGGCTGACAAATCCGTTGGTGAGTTTTGATATGATGTAATGGAGACAAAATGATGTGGGACATGTTTAGAATATCTGTGTAACTTTAAATGGGAGTTTGAAACACCGTATTTGGATATCGGTCGTGGTTTCACCCAACGGTAAAGCAGTTATTTACTGAATTAGTTTCTTTTGGATGATagtctaatgttttttttttttctatgttttCCCCACTGCAGCCAGCGGCGGGTGGCAAGAGCCAGAGAACCCTCATAATCAGCGGGTAAGTTCTCCGTGTAGCCATTTAAAAACTCTTGAGATATTCACGTGTGTCTCGATCATGTTGTGTGATTCTGTGCCCACATTAGCTAAACCAGACTGAATGATTCGTTAATGAAGCTACATATTGTGCTGCAAAACATAAATgctactttattattttttccatgtttTAAACGGCTGTTTAATCAGCTTTTGatttgtaaaatatatgttttcaTTAATTGATTGCTTTGTGGGTTTACGTCCGTTTCCCGTAGTGCTTTCTTggattatttattgtcttttgtgTTGCAGCACATTCATGCAGGATAGAAATGACTGTGTATTTTTTAAAGGGGCCACAGTTGATATTTAAGATACAGGAACATGACCAGTTATTATGTGAAATCTTTGTTCCTTGCAGATCAACAAGCTGATAGAGTATTACCAGCAGCTGGCCCACAGAGAGAAGCAGGAGCGAGACCGCAAGAAGCTGGCCAGGAGGCGGCAGGGCATGCCTCTGGCTTTCTCGGTACTCCTCTCCTTCTTAGTCCATTTCTTTGCACACCTTCTTAAACATCCGTTTCCTCACTTTAAATTGTTACAAAATGTTGAGGGCAAAACTACAATTCAATGACAAAACAATGATATGCGTCTGAGAtaaattcaacaaaaaaaataatctaaccAATAAGCATTTTTAAATTAATGCCATTTTGACATTATTTAATGAAGACCCATTAAACTAAAATGGGAGGGAATCATTTTCTGTATCAGTCGCTGCAGTGTTGGATTTGACTGCAAAATTGACACTATGTTTATTTTGGCTATGAATTTGCTGTTTGAATGTGGAAACatcataaatataatataataattttaaaacacTGTTTTGCTGTGTTGCAACAAGTACAGAAAACGCAGATTTCCAGATGTAGCCGCTTTAGTGTGAACATGGTCCTCGTGCTTGTTGAGTTTCGTATTGCATATTGAAACAATTTGACACGGATGCAGTCGTGTTCTATCACCGATGCGTTTCTGTTGCTGCCGCATGTCACCTAATGCCACGAAAGTTTGGTAACCTGCTTGTTTTTCACCTGGTTCTTTgtcctctcttttttccttttgctttgCACTCTTGATATTTTggtttttacccccccccccccccccagcaacacACTATTCATGTGGTGGTGAGTTCTCTTTTTAACAACTTAGGTATACAGTCTCTTTGTTAAAATGGTGCTGCCTTAACTTCATGTTGACGACTGTGAGACGTCACATGGAGTTCTCTTTGGGTCAATGAGATCAACACAACGGGAGCCTGAAGTCTTTGTAACTGGATGAAGGTCTGTTTGTTGCTGATTTGCTTCTGGACCTTCACTCAGATGCAGGTGCAGAAAGGTTCCCGTTACTGTCTCTTAACAGAAGACGTcttattttttatgtatttttaatacatACATGACCTTGGATTTCTTCGTTGTCTCTTTTTGATGACCGTCATAGCTGTCAGGACGTTGCGATTGAAGTAGTAGTTGATAGAAGTACTTGAAATATAGAACTTGAGAAACTTCCTATCGGCAGGATGACTGATCTTATTCCCTAAATTTAATTAGGAAAAATATGGCCTTGGAACAagactgcagagacagaggcctGGAGCTCCCATATCAAGCCTGGCTGGCCTTTCGTGAgtcttttgttatttattttgtaaatgttaaCAAACAGCTACTCTGATTTCCCCACGTCTACCTCCATTAGCATCAGGTTGTGTTTATATTATTTGTGATTTGGGTtgtatgaatgtgtgcgtgaatggttgcctgtctttgtgtgtctccgTGATGCACTGGTGACGTGTCCAAGCCAAGGTGTGTCCCCCAACCTCTGGTCCCGTAGCAAGATGGGATTGGTTCCAGCAACTcttgtgacccgcaaagtggaaaaggcGATTGCAGATGAGACTAGTGTCTTGTCTCCAAGGAAATGGATGATTTCAGGTTTACACCAAAATGCATTTGTGAAGCCTTCAGCGTATGCTTTGAACAGTTTGCCACTCTAACTGAAGTGCTCTGGGAAACGTGGCCACCTTTTAGTGTTTACTGAAGACTAATTTTACATTTCAACCCTGGCGTGAATTCAAGGACCCTGgttaaaatctgaaaatgaatttCCTAAAAGTCTAAATTGTTGATTTCGCTATACCGTACTGCAGCAAGATCCGAGACACGGACGGCGTTTTCATATTTGCcgattattttcttcttcaattcaacagttgttctcacgacgttcctcttttcttttccagtagtattatTGGAAATCCAACgatcgactcaaactgaacctactcgggtagactccgccttcgtttgcgtctgttcgcctcgcctcgcctcggctccactcgtgttcgaactccgaaaatctgttcgacttccgaggAAATATAAACTATGATAATATAAACTATATGAATGTATTTggttgagaaccgaggttccactgtagttGAATGAAAGAGTTGACTTGTAGGGTCACGTTAAGGCACCAACAATGATTTCTTCAAAGTTACTCTTTAAAGGTCGAACGCTTTCCTTAAAAAGTGCTCCGTGGCGTTGTATAATATCCGTAGGTTATTTGGAATCAATTTGCAAAAACCTGCTAAACCAACTGTACCGCTAGGAaacgtgttggtgtgtgtgtgtgcgtgtgtgtgtgcgtgtgtgtgtgcgcgtgtgagtGGCGCAGACATTAGCATTGTCCCTATGCCTTACAGTGTAGCCAGCTTTTACTTTCCATTAAGTGCCATCGTTATAAGCGCTACAGCAGATTGTTGATGGCAGCATGTCTGAAACCTCACTAGCCTCAAGGAGGGCGAGGACCAGAAGGAGATCACCATCGAACCTGCCCAAGCACTTGATGAAGTGGAACCGCTGCCTGAAGACTGTTACACCAGACCCGTCAGCTTACCAGAGGGTTTGTCCAGGGACTCGTCCCAGAATACTTGCCACGTTTCGCCTGAAAACCGATATGAGACAAATGTCACGTTTGTTGCGTCCTCTCAGTGACGACGCTGCGCCAGCGGCTCCTGCAGCCGGACTTCCAACCTGCGGGGGCGTCTCAGCTCCACCCCAGACACAAACACCTCCTGATGAAGCGCTCCCTACGCTGTAGGGTGAGTCCCACACCGGGGATTTACTCCCCCCGTATTATGTAAAAATGCTTGTTTTTAGGTGGATGCAAATTcatattaaaaacaattttCTCCCACACTTTCCTCTAGAAATGTGAACACAACTTGAGCAAGCCAGAGTTTAATCCTACATCAATTAAGTTTAAAATCCAGCTTGTGGCTGTGTGAGTATTGGACACTTGATTATCTTTTCTTGATGTTGATCTTATtgcaattaataaaaaaaaaacatgaatcagccTTAAGCTTGATAGAGTTGAATTGGATAAAAATCCCCAAGTTCCTTTTCAGTCtagtttaattcattcattctaaatggaaaatatacccagttgtcttttgttattttgtggATAATAAGGTACAAATAGTTTctgatttataaaataaaatctacattTACCTTTGTCAtcaaatataactttttttaatatttaatcatgtttaatgattagtATTGAATGCTTCATATTGCCCCTGTTTGATCGTTAAAAGCCTTgatcctttctctctccattcctcctgcaggagctaCATCCCTGAAGTGAGAATTATGTCCATTCCAAACCTCCGGTATATGAAGGTCAGCACTTGAGATATTGAATATATCTGGTTGATTCATTCTGTTAATTATTCTAACCTCTAATTGGAGTCTGGAACGTAAAGTATTCAACTTTGTCAGCTTGATCTCAGCAAGAACACTACAGAAAAAgtaactaaaataaaacaaggaacTTAGTAGTTTTAAGTcatcataaaatatgtttaGTCAATAACTTAATAAAATAAGTTTATGTCCAGAGCTAAGATTTTTCAAATACAGGACAAATTGCGGTGAATCCCTGATTCTAAGATCGGCGctgcttgttgtgtgttttttttaggagaGCCAGGTGCTGCTGACCCTGACCAACCCGGTGGAGAACATCAGTCATGTGACGCTGGCCGCCTGTGAGCAGGAAGATCCGGATGATACTAACAGCACTGCTACGGTCAACTATACTTTGTCCTTAAAATGCTGCTTTCCATCTTTTCTTTCCAAACTACTCAATTTAAACTGTAAAGGACTCAGTTTCAGGACTATGTCATGATATATAAATTATTGTATCACAAAGAGCTGTGTCAAAAAGCAGTTTATAGTACTGGTAGTTGAAAACTGATTCAATGAAGAAGAAAACCGACGGCCTAGAAGGTTCTTCAAGGCCGTCCTAGATAATGGTCTTCATTGTGGTGTTGTTGTGAGATCTGTCCTGTTTGtgccttttattattatttatctttgaAGGACATCTGAACGATGAACCAATAGGGTATTGATGTCATCCAATACCCTATTGGTTTAGATTGGCAGGTCATATCAATAACGAAGTGGAGTGGAGAGAGACTGTGTGTGATTGGTTAGTAAGTACTCCGATAAAGTTTTATAAAATTATTGGAAATAAGAAAATAGGGCATGTAGTGAATAATTAATGTGACGCTGcgctttgttttttgtctgccaAACAGTCGTTTACTAAAACGGCTTCATAAGATAATGATGTTTCAAAGCTGTGTCTTTAAAGTAGAGCTTGAGCGTCCAAAGAGTCGTTGTTAGCTGTTGTTTGCTAACGACCGGGCTAATCTTTACTCTGGACACTGATCCTGCAGCCTCCTTCATGCTAACCGTGGAGTTGGTAGCCTTGTCATCATCTCAAATGTAAGCGGTTGTGTCCCGTTATATTTGGCTTCCGTTGTCACGGATACAGCGCTGAGAACTGTGCTTCTGCAGTCGGTGATGTGCTTAGGCTGCCTGctgcctgttgctgctgctgcagcacctcctTGCCTGCAGGCTGTTTCCTTGGCCTGCTTACTGATGAAGTCATGGACAAAACTGCCAAAGGAAGAGCTAGTGGCCAAAACAGAACATCAGCATGACCCGTTTCTGTTCACAGGCAGGTAAACCGGTAgtccagttgctgctgcagggcaGTGTCGGCCACAGGAAGCCGTGCCCGGTTGATTTCAAGGGAAGGATTCGCTCAGCTttgtgtagacgtcacatgagggacacctgaacacaacgtGACGAAGAGGAATTCTCTCAGGACAAATGTCTGTCGTATTTGTGCGTTGAGGGACCAAAGGAATCTGGATCACAGTCCAGCGTGGAACAATGTTCTGCATGTTGTCCTCAGCAAGCTGACGTGTTGTTCTGAGGAAGCACAAAGGGACTCGAGGGTCGCTCCAGAAGAGTGATAAACTCTGTGATAAACCGGCAACAGATATTCGTACAGAGCACATCTCAAACGAAACGTTTACCAGCCTTACTTTAGAAAACAGCCACCGCTgctgtttgatctttttttaatgccatttgAGTTTTGTTGCGTTTTTTATTGGAAcatgaatataaaataatgatcCACACTACTCTGCTTACTCAAAGCATCATGGGGGGAGAAGGGCTTGGGGTTGATGAAATGATTGAATCTCTTTTCTTAATGCCCTCTGAGGGGTACGGCCTTTACTGATGGATGTCTCTGGGGACACATGCCATCCTCAGTTGCCCTTCCCCCCCCATCTGTTATTTTAGAACTCCCCACAAACTCCTCATTTCATGTTTACatgaacaggaacaggaaaatCCCAGCCAATGTATCAATTACTGCACCTTCTCTTATTGAAACATTTCCAGAACCGTCTCtttcatgcatttcattttaccggtgtgtgtgtgtgtgtgtgtgtgtgtgtgtgtgtgttcactggaCGCTACTGCTTCACTTTTTGACCCGCATAATGTTACGTGACCGGCTCATCATTTGTCTTGATGCCACGTAGTCATGCTTGCGTTTCTTAGTTTTCACAGTGAAGGTCAAACCCTGAAGCGACTACCGTTTAGAGAACGCTTCTTTTAAGTGCCCTGCATTCGTTTCACAGAATGCAAAGATTTGACGTCCCTTTGTTTTTCACGAGTCCATCCATCAGACTTGAATCAATCCATTACATTGAAGGTCActtcattgtgtttgttttattttttttagattataGTACCAACCAAGGAGCTGGTCTTGGCAGGAAAGGATGCTGCTGCCGAGTACGATGAACTGGCTGAACCTCAGGACTTCCAGGACGACCCCGAGTAGGTTAACGTACGCGTCAAGAATTAACAGCGTGGCGTGATTCTTCACCGGATCGCTTTGTCTTTCCCCCAGTGTCGTTGCCTTCAGGAAATCCAACAAGATCGGCTTCTTCATCAAAGTCATCCCTCAGAAGGAAGGGGATGCCGACGTCGTGATTTCGTTTCGGATCCGACATGACTTCCACAACCTCACGGCTCCCATCCGGCCGAGCGAGGAGGGAGCTGAGGTCCCGACAGAGTCCATTTGGCTTACGCACCATGTGGAGCTGAGTCTGGGACCGCTCGCTCCCTGAACACAAATGCTCTGCTCGCTTGTCAAACAGTGAATGTGTTGCATTCAGTGACCTCCCTTCTGTAAAATGACTCGTTGAATGATTTCTGATCCTGCTTATTGTGAGAACTCCCTTATCTCGTTCCGGAGCCGCTTTTGTTTTAGCTTCAGTTGAACCATCGTCATATGTTTTTGATCATACATGATAACCCAGCCTTAAAACAGGTATAATAAATCATGGCTGACTTCAGCCAGGATCTTCATTGTAC of the Brachionichthys hirsutus isolate HB-005 chromosome 6, CSIRO-AGI_Bhir_v1, whole genome shotgun sequence genome contains:
- the dctn4 gene encoding dynactin subunit 4 isoform X1 — its product is MASLLQPDRVVYLVRGEKKIRAPLSQLYFCRYCSELRSLECVSHEVDSHYCPSCLENMPSAEAKLKKNRCANCFDCPCCMHTLSTRATNIPAPLPDDPTKTAMKKAYYLACGFCRWTSRDVGMADKSVASGGWQEPENPHNQRINKLIEYYQQLAHREKQERDRKKLARRRQGMPLAFSEKYGLGTRLQRQRPGAPISSLAGLSLKEGEDQKEITIEPAQALDEVEPLPEDCYTRPVSLPEVTTLRQRLLQPDFQPAGASQLHPRHKHLLMKRSLRCRKCEHNLSKPEFNPTSIKFKIQLVAVSYIPEVRIMSIPNLRYMKESQVLLTLTNPVENISHVTLAACEQEDPDDTNSTATIIVPTKELVLAGKDAAAEYDELAEPQDFQDDPDVVAFRKSNKIGFFIKVIPQKEGDADVVISFRIRHDFHNLTAPIRPSEEGAEVPTESIWLTHHVELSLGPLAP
- the dctn4 gene encoding dynactin subunit 4 isoform X2 encodes the protein MASLLQPDRVVYLVRGEKKIRAPLSQLYFCRYCSELRSLECVSHEVDSHYCPSCLENMPSAEAKLKKNRCANCFDCPCCMHTLSTRATNIPAPLPDDPTKTAMKKAYYLACGFCRWTSRDVGMADKSVASGGWQEPENPHNQRINKLIEYYQQLAHREKQERDRKKLARRRQGMPLAFSQHTIHVVEKYGLGTRLQRQRPGAPISSLAGLSLKEGEDQKEITIEPAQALDEVEPLPEDCYTRPVSLPEVTTLRQRLLQPDFQPAGASQLHPRHKHLLMKRSLRCRKCEHNLSKPEFNPTSIKFKIQLVAVSYIPEVRIMSIPNLRYMKESQVLLTLTNPVENISHVTLAACEQEDPDDTNSTATIIVPTKELVLAGKDAAAEYDELAEPQDFQDDPDVVAFRKSNKIGFFIKVIPQKEGDADVVISFRIRHDFHNLTAPIRPSEEGAEVPTESIWLTHHVELSLGPLAP